A single genomic interval of Sebastes umbrosus isolate fSebUmb1 chromosome 9, fSebUmb1.pri, whole genome shotgun sequence harbors:
- the hrh2a gene encoding histamine receptor H2a — MLSKVMLGVILSLLILLTIGGNVLVCLAVCASRRLRCLTNCFIVSLAVTDLLLGLLVLPFSALLQFNSDWPLGPAFCNFYISMDVMLCTASILTLLAISVDRYLAVTMPLRYASLVLPWRVAVSMASVWTVSVAVSFLPIHMGWNTVNGTVQNYGPWAPEGKCRFELNRPYVLTDSLLTFYLPLLAMCWTYLQILRIARAQAKRIISARPTCITTYNCRNNPSTSTTVISSVTAVALREHKATMTLAAVIGAFVVCWLPYFILFTVLGLKEHPDPSTVPEFPIVLWLGYANSALNPILYGALNRDFRSAYSHLLRCRCPTYSGWRSRQPSPSATTARDHLTEVTLLCGHTPATCRAGLTEQNLMLQEMNSGTAPATIQFANGTAATDVNGNERSC; from the exons ATGTTGTCAAAAGTGATGCTGGGTGTCATCCTGTCCCTCCTCATCCTGCTGACCATCGGTGGTAACGTGCTGGTGTGCCTGGCTGTCTGCGCCTCTCGTCGCCTCCGCTGCCTCACCAACTGCTTCATCGTGTCACTGGCAGTGACTGACTTGCTGCTCGGCCTCTTGGTCCTCCCTTTCTCCGCCCTCCTCCAGTTCAACAGCGATTGGCCGCTCGGCCCGGCCTTCTGCAACTTTTACATCTCCATGGACGTCATGCTGTGCACCGCCTCCATCCTCACCCTCCTGGCCATCAGCGTGGACCGCTACCTGGCAGTGACCATGCCTCTGAGATACGCCTCACTGGTGTTGCCATGGAGAGTTGCCGTGTCCATGGCCAGTGTTTGGACGGTGTCTGTGGCCGTGTCTTTCTTGCCCATTCATATGGGGTGGAACACTGTTAACGGCACGGTGCAGAACTACGGGCCTTGGGCTCCAGAGGGGAAGTGTCGTTTTGAGCTGAACAGACCCTACGTACTGACAGACTCTCTTCTCACTTTCTACCTGCCTCTGCTGGCCATGTGCTGGACCTACCTCCAAATACTTCGCATTGCACGGGCGCAGGCCAAACGCATTATCAGTGCCCGACCCACCTGCATCACAACCTACAACTGCAGGAACAATCCTTCCACCAGTACCACGGTGATTTCCAGTGTAACAGCAGTGGCTCTGCGGGAGCACAAAGCCACAATGACGCTGGCAGCAGTGATCGGGGCTTTTGTGGTGTGCTGGCTGCCGTATTTCATCCTGTTCACAGTGTTGGGCCTAAAGGAGCATCCAGACCCCAGCACAGTACCAGAATTTCCCATTGTGTTGTGGCTGGGTTACGCCAACTCAGCCCTCAACCCGATCCTCTATGGAGCCCTCAACAGGGACTTCAGGTCGGCCTACAGCCATCTACTGAGATGTCGATGCCCTACTTACAGTGGGTGGAGGAGCCGGCAGCCGTCTCCCTCTGCAACAACAG CCAGAGACCATCTTACAGAGGTGACGCTGCTGTGTGGCCACACCCCTGCCACCTGCAGGGCAGGTCTAACAGAGCAAAACTTAATGCTTCAAGAAATGAACAGCGGGACCGCCCCAGCAACTATCCAATTTGCAAATGGCACTGCCGCCACAGATGTCAATGGCAATGAAAG GTCGTGCTGA
- the LOC119494927 gene encoding T-cell leukemia homeobox protein 3-like, with protein MERMEMEMEMEQAPSATSPPPPPKPAHHEPISFGIDQILGGGTEPENGRTSGRQSGSDLSTGDGYYSLGSAPSSYTALSISLSGIMPPVESSGSYGESRSLGSRGVIRVPAHRPMTAPGPPGPQLQSAVPGFGGLCFPWIGNRFAKDRLSAALVPFAVTRRIGHPYQNRTPPKRKKPRTSFSRVQICELEKRFHRQKYLASAERAALAKSLKMTDAQVKTWFQNRRTKWRRQTAEEREAERQQANRLILQLQQSALQKSLSESAVSDPLCAHNSSLYALQNLQPWAEERE; from the exons ATGgagaggatggagatggagatggagatggagcaaGCACCCAGCGCAACGagtccacctccacctccaaaACCAGCCCACCACGAGCCCATCAGCTTCGGCATCGACCAGATCCTTGGAGGAGGTACTGAGCCAGAAAACGGGCGCACGTCTGGAAGACAAAGTGGATCCGATTTAAGCACCGGAGACGGTTATTATAGCTTAGGAAGCGCGCCCTCCTCATACACCGCGCTGTCCATCTCCCTCTCCGGTATCATGCCTCCGGTGGAGTCGTCCGGTTCCTACGGAGAGAGCAGGAGTCTGGGCAGCCGAGGAGTGATCCGGGTCCCGGCTCACAGACCCATGACAGCCCCGGGACCCCCGGGACCCCAGCTCCAGAGCGCAGTCCCCGGGTTTGGAGGGCTGTGCTTCCCATGGATAGGAAATAGGTTCGCCAAGGACAGATTATCAG CTGCTCTGGTGCCGTTCGCGGTGACGCGGCGGATAGGACACCCGTACCAGAACCGGACACCGCCCAAACGGAAAAAGCCGCGCACGTCCTTCTCGCGGGTTCAGATCTGCGAGCTCGAGAAACGCTTCCACCGGCAGAAGTACCTCGCGAGCGCCGAGCGCGCGGCTCTGGCCAAGAGCCTGAAGATGACGGACGCGCAGGTCAAGACCTGGTTCCAGAACCGCAGGACCAAGTGGAG gAGACAGACAGCCGAGGAGAGGGAGGCGGAGCGTCAGCAGGCCAACCGGCTCatcctgcagctgcagcagtccGCCCTCCAGAAGTCTCTCAGCGAATCAGCGGTGTCGGATCCTCTGTGTGCTCATAACTCCTCCCTGTACGCCCTGCAGAACCTGCAGCCCTGGGCCGAGGAGAGGGAGTAG